DNA from Thunnus maccoyii chromosome 5, fThuMac1.1, whole genome shotgun sequence:
GCTTAATGATCACACTCATGAATTTGGTGGCTTTAGAGAAATAAGTGTTTTGCTGTAGAGTTATGAATTAAAGTAGCTGTCTGAAACTGTTGTGAGACAGTGCTGTGATCAGGGAGAgacaagcagagagagacagagagagggtcTCTCAGAGGGTCCCATTGTGTCTTGAGGTGAGGTGAGCTGCCCCCCACTACTTGCCAATGCTGGATCTGGAGGTGGTGCCTGAGAGATCACTAGGAAATGAGCAATGGGAATTCGCCTTAGGTAGGTATCACAACACACGTGCATATATTGCTTAAAAATAGACTAAGAGCAATTGATTCATCtaaaatgcacacacattgcatgttcatgttattgtttttactgttgaGGGCTAAGGCTATACAAGAAATACAGTTGCTTCCcctgatttgtgtgtgtgtgggggcgcatttctgtgtgttttcagggatGCCATTGGCCCAGGCCATCTCTATTCTGCAGAAACACTGCCGCATCATCAAAAATGTCCAGGTGCTATACAGTGAACAGGTAAGATGGCCAAatatctctctcactctcactcgctcactcactcactcacacacacacacactcacacacatacaaaatgtGAATCAGCTTGTACAAGTTTCATGtgactgtttttctgtgtgcagtAATTCCAGCTGTTTTACAACCCGCCAATATTTGTATTAAGTTTTTAGTTAGATTATATTAGTAACAAAAAATGTAAGTAACAAGAAATGTCAgaacagaaatgccaaagatttgATATTGatcaaaatatttattcatgacTAAACTCCATCAGAATTACAAAAAGCATCCTTAGGTGCCGTTTAAACTCAGTTAATCTGTTGTCTCAGCATTGTGCAGGTGTATTTTGATCAGATTGGATTGACAGTGGCCTCACAACATAAGCAAAGAATCTCACCACTGTCATCACCTTCTGATTTAAATGTTGCTGAATCCTGATTGATGTACCAAAATGcgtgacatcacctttttcttGCCCACTTCACACCAGTGAGGAGagcactgacaaaaacaaaaatctctcatgtgaaataaccaaaactgttaACTAATTTAGTATAAAGTGTTCATGCTGGACCCTTGTGCTCATAACAAGAAGGGGCCTTTAAAAAATTAAGTGatcttaataaaacaaaaagttgtttatgttgtgtgtgtgtgtgtgtgtgtgtgtgtgtgtgtgtgtgtgtgtgtgtgtgtatataaaaataGATATGAGCTATATTAGcctgtgtgatgttttttaaaacCCTAAAATACTGGCCTCAAAAATCAAGTATGTGCGTGAGGGCATGTCCTCATGTCTCTCTGTTAATGAATTTGTTTATCTCCCCTCCAGACGCCACTCAGCCATGACCTCATACTGAACTTGACTCAGGATGGGATTAAACTGCTGTTTGATGCCACAAATCAGAGACTCAAGgtgaaaatgtgttgattttatGGGGGTTAGTGAAACAGAACCAGTGATGTGTGCACACTGAGACTCAAGCTGGAAGACCAGATTTAATGTATTTGTGCTGCCATCCCCCTAAAGGAGTCTCTAAAGACATTACCTCTTAATATAAGGCTAAATCTGGATATGACAAGTATACAATACTTAAATCAGAATAGGATTTCTAACAACTGTTATTTGGAGTTCCACACTGGATATCAGCAAAAGAGAGCTGTGGTATTTCTCCAGTTAGCAGCTTACCACAGTTGCAAAATTTGCCCCCATTTCTAGATAATTGGCAAAGATACTGGCCTCCCTTCCCTTGACCTCCTTGTGTAATCACATTTAACTCACCATTTGTCTTGTACCTGCTTAACTCTTTTCATCTGTCTGTTGTGACAGGTGATTGAAGTGTATGACCTGAGCAAAGTCAAGTTGAAATACTGGTGAGTAGAAATGTATTTGCAAAATGAAGATAAAGGTTATACAAACCCGTTGAGTAACACCTGATCTCACCAGGATGAAAACCATGTATAGCTTTAATCTACAGGCACTAATCTGTATAATGCCTATTGTATGTACGGTATAcactgtacatttttatgttgcCACGGAGACCACTTTCATCTCCAAGCCATAGCTCCTCACAGATGGGCATACAGTTACTACTTAACTACTAATAATGGAGCAGGTCTGCATTAAGGTGTATTAATGTTTactctgtgtgcatgttttcacTGAAATCCATTTCACATCGCTGACAATAGCTTCTCAAGTAATGCCTGTGTGAATGTAGAGTTaacactgactctgtgtgtgtgtgtgtgtgtgtgtgtgtgcgtgcgcgcgtgtgtgtgtgttgcgtttCAGTGGAGTCCATTTTAACTCTCAGGCCATTGCCCCCACAATTGAGCAAATAGACCAGTCATTTGGAGCTACGCACCCtggaggtacacacacacacacacacacacacgtaggatgttttctcattaaaaacacCATGAAATAGAAAACAGAGGTAACATAGACACACTTGTACTCCTCTTACAGCGTAAAACTCGGTGTCGTATGTGTACTCGCATGCAGAAACCCGCCTTTAATCTCACTTGTATATTTTATGAagtctcttcctcctcccctctcacCGCCCAGTTTACAATGCAGCAGAGCAGTTGTTCCATCTCAACTTCCGAGGACTGTCCTTCTCCTTCCAACTGGACTCATGGAACGAAGCTCCAAAATACGAGGTGAGAACGTTTCGATCGATTTGCTCGTCAGCCACTTCAAAAAGGGCTGAGTGGTTGTTTCTTTACCTCCGTGAGGAATCAGGGCAGCCTTGTGATTTAGGTAATTACCCTTCATGTAGACAGTCTGAGGTCAAGCCTCATGTTTGCCTAATAAGTGATGATCAGGGATGTGATTTGTTATCTAATTTTGAACAAAGAGCTCTCATTAATCTAACAGGAGGTGACTGCATGCATGCTTTTGTCTGAAACACTGTAAAGAACTTTAATAGATCTCAAAATGCACGAATTCTGTTGAGATGTCAAAGAAACATTACAGTGTTATGTAATCAGTAAAAAAATCGGACTGCAGTAGGGAGTTCAGGGACTCGGGTTAGCTCAGGCAACATGCGTTCATAATTGATTTCTCCAAGACAAAGTGGGCACCCAGCAGATAACAATACAGACATTCAAGACAAGATGACAAGATGACAATATGGTCAAATTATGACACAGTCTGCAAACTGCACGTTTATACTTCCAGATACATTTGTAGCTTTGTGTTTGGATTGCTGTTCGTATGATTAGTCAGACCTCCTTGTGGATGTCTGCACCGTACAGCTGTGATGTCAGGGGTGATACGTGTTATGAACCAGCTGCTCTGCCGTCTGCTCCGCTCTGCAGTCTGCTACTGTGAAAGCGCAAATCATGCAGTGATGTTTTTACTACTGCCTTTCAGATGTTTAGTTCACCTCAGCTGACTTCACACACCATTGACAAGTTTCATGCAGCTTATCACATCTTTTTGCTTTATCCATTTGGCTTGGGTTCAACATACTGCTCCGATATATCTCTGATATGATAATAACTGCATTGTGTATTTCCAAAACCTTCCAACGTGCCCCGAGCTGCATGTTGAGTTGGTTGAATGGTTTTGTTTGGTTcactgaagcagcagcagcttgtgcTTGCTCGTAGCTTATTGTTGTCTCCATATGCGAACATGGTAGCTTCTGCTGATGGttaaagttgaaatatttgcattttgttttcaaaagttCAACATTCAGCTGTAGTTTCCTGTTTATCATGAGCTAAAGATAACAGACGGATGTGTCTAGGTTTCTGTGAGTTGAGTGTTTTTGGTAAAGCTGACTCAGAGtactgacaataaataaaaacactggagGGTTTATATTTCATTATGTTCAGAACTTATTCAGACCCTTTTGTCTTTTCCACATTTTGTTAATATCAGTAAATCTATACAATGCCACATAATTACAGAAGGAAACATCTTGTGAACTTGGAATTTGTAACattcagtttgagtttaaaattCAGACTGAATGGTACAATTTATAATCTCGTACACTACAGAGCTAGTTGCTTAAGTCATTTCTACAAATGTTGGttactgattttttaaaaaaaaatattttcagctaaaacataaattcaattaatgctgaaaatgttaaCACACCATAACATTCTGAAAACGTGTTAAAAATGCAGCCTTTTTGCATCTCTCCTGCTTATGTATCTGAGTAAATGTTTTCCTCTGGATTGAACATGGTGGTAGCAacttggaaataaaacaaaaaatcatcACAAAAGTGAAGTTACAACTGCTGACTCATAATGAATTCTGATTGGATATTGGACCTTTCCAGATTAAAGGTTCCTACCTGACAGAGATCCAAGTTGTATTAAAATACAGAATCATCAATCAGCATTTTTCTCCCACTGAAACGTCAGTATTAAGTCAGTCAGTGAGTTATAAGACACTTAACTTCTCTGTGCTTTATCATATTTAATCATATCTTTCTGTGCTTGAGAAATGTTTGTTGTGCattgtgtttttgatgtgtacgtgcacacgcaaacacaccAGTCCTGTACTACTCCCAGTTGTTTTGCCTTGGCAGCCTAACTTTGCCATGGGTTTGGCCTCCCTGCAGATTCCGCACGGCGCTATGGTCAAGAGGATGCACATCTACACTGGCAACAACCTGCAAGAAACAAGGTAACAAACATGCTTTGCCTCTACCAAGGCTGCAAAATGCTCagagtttattattttaatgatagAAAATTTTAATCTCCATTGGAATTTGCTAACATGTGCCACATGTATCTTGTAAGTAACAAACAAATGGGACCGTAACATATTATTTCTGCAAGTGGCAGCATGTAGGTATACCAGACTCTATAAGAAGAACAAACAGTTAAACGCAAACCATATTGAGAGCAGCAGATGCTCATTGTTTACTGGCTATTAATTTAGTGTGTTTTTTACATGTCAATCAGTAAGTacaattttaatattaatgctCCCATGTGGCCAGATAAAACCACATTACATTAGGTTATTATTTTGACAGTTCCACATGTAACAAACTAAAAAATGTGTCAaggacaacaacaaaaagaaacaatacagaaacaataagaaacacaaaattaaaaccTCAGATATAATAAGAAACAACTGACACAcaccctcttctctctgtcttcagaGCTCCGGCGATGCCCTTAGCTTGTTTCCTTGGTAACATCTATGCAGAATGCGTGGATGTCCTGAGAGATCGTGCAGGGCCTCTGGGGCTCAAACTCCGCCTCCTCACTGCTGGTAacatatgtctgtgtgtctgtgtgtgtgtgtgtgcctctagAGGGATGTGTGACTTCCATGTTTATAGCGAGACTTGAAAGTATTTTTCCTCACATCTACATTTTGATTAACAGGGTGTGGGTTTTCATCTCCTGCCTCCAGACTTTCCATAACAATTGTACCAGGATTTGTAATTCTGCTGGAGAGTTGaagtaaaaacaggaaatccaaaccaaatatttttaaattgcaaaATTTGCCTGTCATCACTGCAAACTAATATCTCAatatttaacttcttttttttttttaaattgtgaaacTCTAACAAGGACAAACACAGACTTGGCTGCTGGTACCCAGCTGGACCATGTGTATCTACAGTAGCTGCTCACTGTTCTCTGAACTgctgtttgtcattttcttgtcattttgcAGGTTGTGGTCCTGGTGGGATGACTGATGCTAAAGTGAGATCCCTAGAGAGAAGCATCTACTTTGGAGATTCCTGTCAGGATGTACTGGGTGCTCTGGGCTCACCACATAAAGTCTTCTACAAGTCTGAGGACAAGGTGGGAGAActctttttcattcactttacttgttgttgttggaatTACTTGTATTGCTTTTACTCAGCTCTGTTCTGATCTACATCCTATCCTGTGACAGCTCGATTTCACCCTCCTGGGGTTCTTTGGTTTTTAAACCAAACTAATTTAGTCCGTTACCTACTGACACGCTACATTTTACATGCTAGGTGCTACCCTTCTTCTCAGTAGTTAGGTTTCACCTCTTCAATGCGCCTTCACAAGAAATCATAAAGTACAACACATTCAGCCCTAATTGTCTAAAAATAAAGTAATCATAAATAGCACTGACAGTTTAATAAATTACTAAATATTCTCTGAACCTCTGTATAACTTTCTAGTGTCTTTCAGattgttgttttggttgttaCGGTTGGTTGTTAAAGAACCTGAGCTAAAacaagagtgaatattggacaaaCATTTGTCatgtggccagaaacacaactccacatAAACGTTAATGCTTCTCCATATCTGTCGAACATTGCAGATTCCCCATTAATCGTGGGGAAAACATGTATCGTCATTTATAAGTCTTCGTGTGTTCTGGTTTATTTTAGATGAAGATCCACTCTCCGTCACCTCACAAGCAGGTTCCTTCAAAATGTAACGACTACTTCTTCAACTACTTCACCCTCGGAGTGGTACGTAAGCTCAGTCTGGGCTTGTGTGTGTAGAAGTTTGTATACTattgtgtcagtgttttttaacATGATTGTATGCATGCAGTAATTTTTTCAGAGATTTTATGTTGAATGTTATTTGTACATGTAAGTGTGCCTGTTTTTGAATTTGCAAACCATCTTGGAAAGTCTAGGTTAGAGGAAGTAATTGACTCAGGCCCTGTCCGCACTTAtcattcttgttttaaaatgcataacTCTTGCTACATTTACGCTTAGCGTCCACACTACTCCAGCATTTTCAAACCCCTGAAACGGAGACTTGAAAACGATGACGTAGACCGGCCTGGTTCTACATGGATGCAAAAGCATGCATTGCACCCTCAGttgaaatttgaataataaatgccAAGCACAGAGGTGCATGGGCTGTGTGGCGTCTCTATGCACACctattttggttcatttgtgtgcagcagcaaaacgtgaaggtgaatatagatcacAGAGTGTGGTGATTactaaatactctctcagccagtcacattaCTGCTCTCATAGTTCTGAAACAGTTGAAacagaaagcttttcttcaggaaatgtctggatggttcagagtgtcacaacatgaacacacatcaccacaaatctacacccaaagacagatggagtagtTTTTTCATCAATTAGTTACTATACtaacaatagaaataaaaaaatacagaaattgatttggtgaagctgtttatGTAATTATGTCGGACCGACtctatttcagcaataattctTATGTATCACACCTCGTACAcagtcacatagtttagtaattaatgttacacaacagcgtttgcatttcagtgtgtttcaacGATAAAATATGAGACACTACTTTGCAGAAAAGAAAGTtagaaaagaggctgatgagccccGCTAACCCGACAACTCcgtcataaaaaaaagaagcagattATCAAGTTATAATTGACCGGTGTGAtttgtgtagaggtgtgtgtggttatactgtagcagcctggtgtcatcaggtgatttaatgaaggtaaacacagtgaataGCAGTGCGTAACAGCACTGCgtttctcagaggctgcagatttatcaacatatcagttctgctgccttcagatgctgcagggatttaatgaactgaaggagaagcttttcatacagtataaagcagctgtggacagcagatactAGAAGAATCACcaacattcatttatagatcaatgcagactgatttactgactttcctgcttgTTTATCAGTGTTTACACTGGCATGCACATGCCCAGTGTACGTGAATGgtcatgtgatatttttttacCGCTGACAGAGGAAGGATATTATCAAGGTTGCTGTGTCACAACTCAGCCAAAGTGTGTACAGATTTGTGCTTCTTTTTCTGTGAGAGAGTTGTATCTGTGACAATCCCtgtaatgcatgtgtgtgctgatCAAGTGAGTTGTTGGAAGtgaagtgtgtgagtgtagcAGTTGGCAGTATAGTCTCAAGTAAGCTTCAGGGAAGTATTTATTACAGGACTGTTGTATTGCAATACAGAGTACAAgggtttctgtttttctggtCACTTCATAGAAATGATAGTAACAAAAATATCTTCTGAGTTGGTGTTTTTTGGACCAAATCTTTGTCAGATATAGGTCTGTCTTtagtctgtgtctgtctgtcagccggattttgattttaaaagatttttagCCAGTGACCTTTTGGGTCGCTATCTTAATTCCCCAGAGCTGTTTGGACAATCTGGGCTGGAGAGTAAAGAAGATGTACTCATGTGTCCCTCAGCAGCCACTGTTTAGATCTGAAGCTTGAGCTCCTAACTGTGTATTTGCTTCGTGCTCAGCTGGTAATACCTCATATTAATGGCTGTGGCGTTGTCACCCTCCCTCTATCTGCATTTACTCTCCCACTGTTTACAGTAGATAGGACTGCAGttgcattttcttatttttcaggATATCCTGTTTGACTCGACAACTCACCTGGTTAAGAAGTTTGTCCTCCATACCAACTACCCTGGACATTACAACTTCAATATGTAAATATCTTGCTGTCTGGTCACTTGTTTCTGtatgtctttctgtctttatgaTTCTTTTCTCAACATCTGTCTTTCTCCATCGTAGTTGATAATACTGAATCATCTATGTGTAAATATTCACATCAATTAGACCTAATTTCTCTGtagcatttctgttttgtttaattttctatGCTTCTGATTATGTTCTTTTCCCTCATCGCAGATATCATCGATGTGACTTTAAGATTCCACTAGTCATCAAAAAAGGTGAGACACTTTTCAGTCACAAATCTATCTCATGGAGAATGATCCTTTCTTGTCACCTTaaataatgtgatgtttttttttaatcctacTTTCATCTAATGTCTATTTCTCCATTTTTGCCTCTGCACTGTCAGATGGAGCTGATTCTCAGACAGAGGACTGCATATTAACCACCTACAGCAAGGTCAGTCATAGACAGGATTTAAAGATCTTTTCACAGagatcagtgttttgttgtAAATTCACAAGGTGGTGCTGTGGTAGGGCTGTATTGATCTAACATGGTCTCCTGGCCGAGTGTCTTTATCAGTGAGTAACACTGGACTCTGTGCCTCCTTGGGGAGATGACTTTCCAgctgtttttctctggtttTTGTCTTGCTTGGTTGGTTTTTTTGAAGGAATATAAAAATTAAGGGAAAAATACATCTGACAGACAATCATTTCCCGTAATGGTTATCACTATTTCCAAAACCTGGTCTCTGCATCACTAGAAAAGAAGATAAGAAAGAACCTTATTAATCCTGAATGAAATTCTTGTGCCATCAACATACTCGATTCAACAGAAACAAAGCATAGAGAAAGACATTTCTTAGTAAGATCTAAATACAATGtacaatgaataaaaataaaataaagatgaaaataaaataaaaatagaataaaatatttgcacagtgcAGCTATAGACATGGATGCAAAATAGTGCAAAATAGAACAATGTACGTAGTTGTCAGTGATGGGTTGAAAGTGACAGTCtattttaatatgaaatgataGAATGATGGCCACAGTACTGATAGCAGAAGCAGAACAGATGGGGTGAAGATACTGCTTCCTCTACAGATATTGCACTCAAAGtagataattaattaattattgcaCATGTTCAGTTTAAGCCCATAGAATGTTACATGACGAAATGCTACATGTTATTGTCCTTACTGAAAGGGTTTTTAGGTGATCTCCCTATAAAGGGAGGAGTTATAGAGTTTGATGATCTCCAGCAGAAAAGGATCTCCTGTACGGTTCAGTCCTGCACCGAGGGACAATGAGTCTCCTGCTGTATGTGCTCTGATGTCCTTCTAGGGAGGTCTGCAGGGGTTGAGAGGGATTGTCCATGATGCTGAGAAGTTTCTGCAGCATCCTCCTCTCAGACACATCCACCAGAGTCTCTAGTTCAACTCCCAGAAAAAAATGGCCTTATTTATGAGCTTGTTAAGTCTGTAGGCATCAGCTGCCTTCACCCTGCTGCCCCAGCACACTGCTGCGTGGAAGATGATGCTTGCCACCACAGAGTGGTAGAACATGCACAGCATGGTCCTGCAGATGTTGAGGGACCTGAGCCTCAGTAGGAAGAGTCGACTCTGGTCTATTTTGAACATAGTGTCTGTGTTCCTAGACCAGTCCAGTTTATTGTCAATGTATACTCCCAGGTACGTGTAATCCTCAACCACCTCAACATCAGTCCCCTTGATGGCGACAGGGGTGCCCACAATAGCCGAGTCATCAGATAATTTCTGCAGATGACACGACTTTGATCTGTACCTATAGTCAGAGTTACAGAGTGTGAAGAGGAAGGGAGATAAGACAGTATCCTGTGGGGCTCCAGTGCTGCTCAGTAAGGTGTCCAAGGAGCAATTCTGAAGCCAGACATACTGTGGACGGCCTGTGAGGTAGTTGGTTATCCAGGCCATGAATGGTGTGTCCACCTGCAATTCAATCAATTCAAGTCAATTAGCTTATTCCCCAGTAATGATGGTCTGATGATGTTAAAAACACTGGAGAAGTCAAAAAAGGTGGGCAGGGGTGTTGCTGCAGACGGGAGAGGGAAGGGCAGAGGTGTCAAACCTATTAAAGGGGTTCAGGTTGTTGGCCCTGTTCACATCCCCCTCTGTCATTGTGTCCCTCTTTTGTTTGTGGTCTGTGATGGCTCTCATCCCATTCCACATCTCCCTGGTGTTATTCTATTTGAGTTTCCTCTCCAGTCTATTCCTGTAGCAGTCCTTTCCCTCTGCAAGCTTGATTTTTAAGCTTCCTCTGTACCAGTCTTAACTCTTCCCTACCACCACTCCTGAAAGCTCTCTCTTCCAGTCAAGTTTGGTCTTAATGTCCTTGGACACTCACAGTTTGTTGTTGGGGAAACAGTGTATAGTCTTAGTAAGGACCACAGTGTCCACACAGAAGTGGATATATGATGTAATGCAGTCTGTCAGGTCGTCAATATTTTCTCCATGGGGACTGCAGAGCACTTCCCAGTCTCCGTTGCCTCAAAACGTCCCTGCAGAGTCTCCTCAGCCTCTGTGAAGACCCTTTGTTTCCATCTGGTTGTGCAAGCACGCAATGCCCTAAACAATGCAGTTTTCACTCTTAAACcattttgcaatgttttataaGCAGTTTTATAAGGAGTAATTAAAGCAACTAATTGTTATATCATTCGAGGTCCAGATGTTGTATTTTGCTATATCACTAAATTAGCCCCAGACCTGTATTTGGCAACTCTTCAGTTTTGGTGAAGTAGGATGATATGACTTCTTTCTTTTATACTCTAGCTACAGTCAATCTCTGATGTTGCAACAGaggaatataaatataagtcTTGTGATATCACTTTTATATCCCAGTTTTGCTTCAAGAAAATCTTTATTGAGATGATGGCTGGGTTTAGTGAAAACAGGATACAGAATTTGAATCAACTGTTGGTCTTGTAATTTATTCAGTGTTGGCAGTGGATAAACAAGCCTTTGTACCCACTGCCACAAAAGTTGTCTCTTAAATTGTCTTTTAACTTTTTGTGTTTCACTGTCAGTGGGATCAGATTCAGGAACTGCTGGGTCACCCAATGGAAAAACCCGTTGTGCTCCACAGGTAAAGAAATGCACAATATCTTGCATACACAGATAATGTCGATCACATTACTACATTTCTATTTTAAGATGATTTAAGAGCATATTTCAGTGTTGCCGCTGGTTTACAAATGCAACATTAGAGCTGCAAACTGGATGTTTTTTACATTAACCAAATATGTGTCCACTGACAATCAGATGTATGTGTTTAACAGGTCCTCGTCAGCCAATAACACCAACCCGTTTGGCTCTACCTTCTGCTTTGGACTGCAGAGGATGATCTTTGAGGTCAGAATACGTTCTATCTTTGTAGATTTAACTGATAGGAGTGTTTACAATATGTGTTAAGTT
Protein-coding regions in this window:
- the phaf1 gene encoding UPF0183 protein C16orf70 homolog isoform X2, which translates into the protein MLDLEVVPERSLGNEQWEFALGMPLAQAISILQKHCRIIKNVQVLYSEQTPLSHDLILNLTQDGIKLLFDATNQRLKVIEVYDLSKVKLKYCGVHFNSQAIAPTIEQIDQSFGATHPGVYNAAEQLFHLNFRGLSFSFQLDSWNEAPKYEIPHGAMVKRMHIYTGNNLQETRAPAMPLACFLGNIYAECVDVLRDRAGPLGLKLRLLTAGCGPGGMTDAKVRSLERSIYFGDSCQDVLGALGSPHKVFYKSEDKMKIHSPSPHKQVPSKCNDYFFNYFTLGVDILFDSTTHLVKKFVLHTNYPGHYNFNIYHRCDFKIPLVIKKDGADSQTEDCILTTYSKWDQIQELLGHPMEKPVVLHRSSSANNTNPFGSTFCFGLQRMIFEVMQNNHIASVTLYGAPRTTSQARPESSSSSH
- the phaf1 gene encoding UPF0183 protein C16orf70 homolog isoform X1, whose amino-acid sequence is MLDLEVVPERSLGNEQWEFALGMPLAQAISILQKHCRIIKNVQVLYSEQTPLSHDLILNLTQDGIKLLFDATNQRLKVIEVYDLSKVKLKYCGVHFNSQAIAPTIEQIDQSFGATHPGVYNAAEQLFHLNFRGLSFSFQLDSWNEAPKYEPNFAMGLASLQIPHGAMVKRMHIYTGNNLQETRAPAMPLACFLGNIYAECVDVLRDRAGPLGLKLRLLTAGCGPGGMTDAKVRSLERSIYFGDSCQDVLGALGSPHKVFYKSEDKMKIHSPSPHKQVPSKCNDYFFNYFTLGVDILFDSTTHLVKKFVLHTNYPGHYNFNIYHRCDFKIPLVIKKDGADSQTEDCILTTYSKWDQIQELLGHPMEKPVVLHRSSSANNTNPFGSTFCFGLQRMIFEVMQNNHIASVTLYGAPRTTSQARPESSSSSH